One genomic region from Loxodonta africana isolate mLoxAfr1 chromosome 17, mLoxAfr1.hap2, whole genome shotgun sequence encodes:
- the FBXL3 gene encoding F-box/LRR-repeat protein 3 isoform X1: MKRGGGDTDQNSSEEGTAEKCKKLRTTSEHSQACDWGNLLQDIILQVFKYLPLLDRAHASQVCRNWNQVFHMPDLWRCFEFELNQPATSYLKATHPELIKQIIKRHSNHLQYVSFKSHFISALTVVFVNSKSLSSLKIDDTPVDDPSLKVLVANNSDTLKLLKMSSCPHVSPAGILCVADQCHGLRELALNYHLLSDELLLALSSEKHVRLEHLRIDVVSENPGQIHFHTIQKSSWDAFIRHSPKVNLVMYFFLYEEEFDPFFRYEIPATHLYFGRSVSKDVLGRVGLTCPRLVELVVCANGLRPLDEELIRIAERCKNLSAIGLGECEVSCSAFVEFVKMCGGRLSQLSIMEEVLIPDQKYSLEQIHWEVSKYLGRVWFPDMMPTW; encoded by the exons ATGAAACGTGGAGGTGGAGATACTGACCAAAATTCATCAGAAGAAGGCACTGCAGAGAAATGCAAGAAACTCAGGACTACGAGTGAGCATTCTCAGGCTTGTGATTGGGGTAATCTCCTTCAGGACATTATTCTCCAAGTGTTTAAGTACTTGCCTCTTCTCGATCGGGCTCATGCCTCACAAGTTTGCCGCAACTGGAACCAGGTATTTCATATGCCTGACTTGTGGAGATGTTTTGAGTTTGAACTGAATCAGCCAGCTACATCTTATTTGAAAGCTACTCATCCAGAGCTGATCAAACAGATTATTAAAAGACATTCAAACCATCTACAGTATGTCAGCTTCAAG TCTCACTTTATCTCTGCGCTGACGGTTGTGTTTGTAAACTCCAAATCCCTGTCCTCACTTAAGATAGACGATACCCCGGTAGATGATCCATCCCTCAAAGTACTGGTTGCCAACAACAGTGATACACTCAAGCTGCTAAAAATGAGCAGCTGTCCTCATGTCTCTCCAGcag gtatcctCTGTGTGGCTGATCAGTGTCACGGCTTACGCGAACTGGCCCTGAACTACCACTTACTGAGCGATGAGTTGCTGCTTGCTTTGTCTTCTGAAAAACATGTTCGGTTAGAACATTTGCGCATTGATGTAGTCAGTGAGAATCCTGGACAGATACACTTCCATACTATTCAGAAGAGCAGCTGGGATGCTTTCATCAGACATTCACCCAAAGTGAACTtagtgatgtatttttttttatacgaaGAGGAATTTGACCCGTTCTTTCGTTATGAAATACCTGCCACCCATCTTTACTTTGGGAGATCAGTAAGCAAAGATGTGCTTGGCCGTGTGGGATTGACATGCCCTAGACTAGTTGAACTAGTAGTATGTGCTAATGGATTACGGCCGCTTGATGAAGAGTTAATTCGCATTGCAGAACGTTGCAAAAATTTATCAGCTATTGGACTAGGGGAGTGTGAAGTCTCATGCAGTGCATTTGTTGAGTTTGTGAAAATGTGTGGTGGCcgcctgtctcagttatctattATGGAAGAAGTATTAATTCCTGACCAGAAATACAGTTTGGAGCAGATTCATTGGGAAGTGTCCAAGTATCTTGGTAGGGTGTGGTTTCCAGACATGATGCCCACTTGGTAG
- the FBXL3 gene encoding F-box/LRR-repeat protein 3 isoform X2, translating to MKRGGGDTDQNSSEEGTAEKCKKLRTTSEHSQACDWGNLLQDIILQVFKYLPLLDRAHASQVCRNWNQVFHMPDLWRCFEFELNQPATSYLKATHPELIKQIIKRHSNHLQYVSFKVDSSKESAEAACDILSQLVNCSLKTLGLISTARPSFMDLPKSHFISALTVVFVNSKSLSSLKIDDTPVDDPSLKVLVANNSDTLKLLKMSSCPHVSPAGILCVADQCHGLRELALNYHLLSDELLLALSSEKHVRLEHLRIDVVSENPGQIHFHTIQKSSWDAFIRHSPKVNLVMYFFLYEEEFDPFFRYEIPATHLYFGRSVSKDVLGRVGLTCPRLVELVVCANGLRPLDEELIRIAERCKNLSAIGLGECEVSCSAFVEFVKMCGGRLSQLSIMEEVLIPDQKYSLEQIHWEVSKYLGRVWFPDMMPTW from the exons ATGAAACGTGGAGGTGGAGATACTGACCAAAATTCATCAGAAGAAGGCACTGCAGAGAAATGCAAGAAACTCAGGACTACGAGTGAGCATTCTCAGGCTTGTGATTGGGGTAATCTCCTTCAGGACATTATTCTCCAAGTGTTTAAGTACTTGCCTCTTCTCGATCGGGCTCATGCCTCACAAGTTTGCCGCAACTGGAACCAGGTATTTCATATGCCTGACTTGTGGAGATGTTTTGAGTTTGAACTGAATCAGCCAGCTACATCTTATTTGAAAGCTACTCATCCAGAGCTGATCAAACAGATTATTAAAAGACATTCAAACCATCTACAGTATGTCAGCTTCAAG GTGGATAGCAGCAAAGAATCAGCTGAAGCAGCTTGTGATATATTATCGCAACTTGTAAATTGCTCTTTAAAAACACTTGGGCTTATTTCAACTGCTCGGCCAAGTTTTATGGATTTACCAAAG TCTCACTTTATCTCTGCGCTGACGGTTGTGTTTGTAAACTCCAAATCCCTGTCCTCACTTAAGATAGACGATACCCCGGTAGATGATCCATCCCTCAAAGTACTGGTTGCCAACAACAGTGATACACTCAAGCTGCTAAAAATGAGCAGCTGTCCTCATGTCTCTCCAGcag gtatcctCTGTGTGGCTGATCAGTGTCACGGCTTACGCGAACTGGCCCTGAACTACCACTTACTGAGCGATGAGTTGCTGCTTGCTTTGTCTTCTGAAAAACATGTTCGGTTAGAACATTTGCGCATTGATGTAGTCAGTGAGAATCCTGGACAGATACACTTCCATACTATTCAGAAGAGCAGCTGGGATGCTTTCATCAGACATTCACCCAAAGTGAACTtagtgatgtatttttttttatacgaaGAGGAATTTGACCCGTTCTTTCGTTATGAAATACCTGCCACCCATCTTTACTTTGGGAGATCAGTAAGCAAAGATGTGCTTGGCCGTGTGGGATTGACATGCCCTAGACTAGTTGAACTAGTAGTATGTGCTAATGGATTACGGCCGCTTGATGAAGAGTTAATTCGCATTGCAGAACGTTGCAAAAATTTATCAGCTATTGGACTAGGGGAGTGTGAAGTCTCATGCAGTGCATTTGTTGAGTTTGTGAAAATGTGTGGTGGCcgcctgtctcagttatctattATGGAAGAAGTATTAATTCCTGACCAGAAATACAGTTTGGAGCAGATTCATTGGGAAGTGTCCAAGTATCTTGGTAGGGTGTGGTTTCCAGACATGATGCCCACTTGGTAG